The following proteins come from a genomic window of Corallococcus sp. NCRR:
- the drmD gene encoding DISARM system SNF2-like helicase DrmD, translated as MAPSDVREQHTLVRLTCLDDDAQGRPLSVLWERELAARVIRPEQGGLGAPERFDEPRHFAAYLHALKWSSVTATDARLFQAPFRAGIHLMNHQLTPLKKALELPRVNLFIADDVGLGKTIEAGLVLQELILRQRVDRVLIVCPASVTLQWRDEMEKRFGLRFEIFNSEFVSRRRQERGFQVPVWATHSRFIVSYQTLRRSEYFEPLKTLLEEKGHHKSLLVLDEAHVVAPASASRYAIDTETTRSIRSLAERFEHRLFLSATPHNGHSNSFSALLEMLDPQRFTRGTRVRESQLAPVMVRRLKGDLRALGSAQRYPERHVVGVRLRHEAGRWHAEWLAPDGKSVEQRVDLGEGPATELELSQKLARYTELMAPATKQGRLVFINLQKRLLSSIEAFHRTLSVHAAAFGAGSLAPDGGALTGDLAPESEEHGETDESLELAFAETIREQSQELSARIQARQLLDDMLKLSARHRTARDAKLRALLHWIREHQCPLTRGAAWKPRRVIIFTEYGDTLRFLKEQLTAAFEGTHRGDERILTLTGGIDDVRRAQVQAAFNGPMEEYPVRVLLATDAAREGINLQGHCADLFHYDVPWNPSRMEQRNGRIDRALQPAPAVRCGYFVYSQRTEDAVLDTLARKVETITRELGSLGSVLMDQMHDALASGIHKGTLESLSRAATSSRTDVTKRELESQRTLQSLRKELDAIGELRERSGKVMDFNPVLLRDALDVGFELAGAGRLERETITEEGRTLEAWKVPALPASWNTTLDAIRPRRELDEAPWEWRKRPLSPVVFEAPPGVSSKLAHLHLSHPLVQRVLQRFLAQGFSANDLSRVTVVQTKRDSVARVIVFGRLSLFGEGAARLHDEVVSVSAKWLDGGGRGHLKPFADEADRKAIDQLETTLAEAPALSATPKAVQKRLLASAASDFSKLWPAIEEQASEREKEARKKLAARGASEAKALTQILLTQQEAIQEALGAQLELKLDARAEQDQWKRDKAHLEQRLTALGKELVEQPESLKATYAVRVARLVPVGMVYLWPGAR; from the coding sequence GTGGCTCCTTCGGATGTCCGGGAGCAACACACACTCGTTCGACTGACCTGTCTGGATGATGACGCACAGGGTCGTCCCCTGTCTGTCCTATGGGAGCGCGAGCTCGCCGCTCGGGTCATCCGGCCCGAGCAGGGTGGACTGGGAGCACCCGAACGCTTCGACGAGCCCCGTCACTTCGCCGCGTATCTGCATGCGCTCAAGTGGAGCTCGGTCACCGCCACCGACGCCCGGCTCTTCCAGGCGCCGTTCCGAGCGGGCATCCACCTGATGAATCACCAGCTCACGCCACTCAAGAAGGCGCTTGAGCTGCCCCGGGTGAACCTCTTCATCGCCGACGACGTAGGTCTCGGAAAGACCATCGAAGCCGGACTGGTGTTGCAGGAGCTCATCCTCCGCCAGCGCGTAGACCGCGTCCTCATCGTCTGCCCAGCGTCCGTGACGCTCCAGTGGCGCGATGAGATGGAGAAGCGCTTCGGCCTGCGCTTCGAGATCTTCAACAGCGAGTTCGTCTCCCGCCGCCGTCAGGAGCGCGGCTTCCAGGTCCCCGTCTGGGCAACACACTCGCGCTTCATCGTGTCGTACCAGACGCTGCGGCGCAGCGAGTACTTCGAGCCACTGAAGACCCTGCTGGAGGAGAAGGGCCATCACAAGTCCCTGCTGGTGCTCGACGAGGCGCACGTCGTCGCTCCCGCGTCGGCCAGTCGGTACGCCATCGACACGGAGACCACCCGCAGCATCCGGTCCCTGGCGGAGCGCTTCGAACACCGGCTGTTCCTCTCCGCCACACCCCATAACGGCCACTCCAACAGCTTCTCCGCGCTGCTGGAGATGCTGGACCCCCAGCGCTTCACCCGCGGCACCCGCGTCCGCGAATCCCAGCTGGCCCCTGTCATGGTGCGCCGGCTCAAAGGCGACCTGCGCGCCCTTGGCAGCGCGCAGCGCTACCCCGAGCGGCACGTCGTTGGCGTGCGCTTGAGGCATGAGGCGGGGCGCTGGCATGCGGAGTGGCTCGCTCCGGACGGCAAGTCCGTCGAGCAACGCGTCGACCTGGGCGAAGGGCCGGCCACCGAACTGGAGCTGTCCCAGAAGCTCGCTCGCTACACTGAGCTGATGGCTCCTGCGACGAAGCAGGGGCGCCTGGTCTTCATCAATCTCCAGAAGCGTCTGCTCTCCAGCATCGAGGCCTTCCACCGCACCCTCTCCGTCCATGCGGCGGCCTTCGGCGCGGGCTCGCTGGCCCCAGATGGCGGAGCGCTCACCGGCGACCTGGCCCCCGAGTCCGAGGAGCACGGCGAGACAGACGAATCCCTTGAGCTGGCGTTCGCGGAGACCATCCGCGAACAGAGCCAGGAGCTGTCCGCCCGCATCCAGGCACGCCAGCTCCTGGATGACATGCTCAAGCTGAGCGCTCGGCACCGCACTGCCCGGGACGCGAAGCTGCGGGCCCTGCTCCACTGGATTCGCGAGCATCAATGTCCGCTCACCCGAGGCGCCGCATGGAAGCCCCGCCGGGTCATCATCTTCACGGAGTACGGCGACACGCTCCGTTTCCTCAAGGAGCAGCTCACCGCGGCCTTCGAAGGGACCCACCGGGGCGATGAGCGAATCCTCACCCTGACGGGAGGCATCGATGATGTGAGGCGCGCACAGGTCCAGGCCGCATTCAACGGCCCGATGGAGGAGTACCCCGTCCGGGTCCTCCTCGCGACCGACGCCGCGCGCGAAGGAATCAATCTACAAGGCCACTGCGCGGACCTCTTCCACTATGACGTCCCGTGGAATCCCTCGCGCATGGAACAGCGCAATGGTCGTATCGACCGGGCCCTGCAACCCGCGCCCGCGGTCCGCTGCGGCTACTTCGTCTACAGCCAGCGCACCGAGGACGCGGTGCTCGACACCCTGGCCCGCAAGGTGGAGACCATCACCCGCGAGCTCGGCAGCCTTGGCAGCGTGTTGATGGACCAGATGCACGATGCCCTCGCATCGGGCATCCACAAGGGCACGCTGGAGAGCCTCTCCCGCGCCGCGACCTCCTCCCGCACCGACGTCACGAAGCGGGAACTGGAGTCCCAACGCACGCTTCAATCCCTGCGCAAGGAGCTGGATGCGATTGGGGAACTCCGTGAGCGCAGCGGCAAGGTGATGGACTTCAATCCCGTCCTGCTGCGCGACGCACTGGACGTGGGCTTCGAGCTGGCCGGCGCGGGGCGGCTGGAGCGGGAGACCATCACGGAGGAGGGCCGGACGCTGGAGGCGTGGAAGGTTCCTGCCCTCCCCGCTTCATGGAACACGACCCTGGATGCCATCCGCCCCAGGAGGGAACTGGATGAGGCCCCCTGGGAGTGGCGCAAGCGCCCCCTGTCCCCCGTGGTCTTCGAGGCCCCTCCGGGTGTCTCCAGCAAGCTTGCTCACCTGCATCTGTCCCATCCGCTTGTGCAGCGGGTGCTCCAGCGGTTCCTGGCGCAGGGGTTCTCCGCGAACGACCTGAGCCGGGTCACGGTGGTCCAGACGAAGCGCGACTCGGTGGCGCGGGTCATCGTCTTCGGCCGGCTCTCGCTCTTTGGCGAGGGTGCGGCGCGGCTCCATGACGAAGTCGTCTCCGTTTCAGCGAAGTGGCTGGACGGCGGCGGTCGCGGGCACCTGAAGCCCTTCGCGGACGAAGCGGACCGCAAGGCGATTGATCAACTGGAGACCACGCTGGCGGAAGCGCCCGCGCTCTCCGCGACACCGAAGGCCGTCCAGAAACGACTGCTGGCCAGCGCCGCGTCCGACTTCTCGAAGCTCTGGCCCGCCATCGAGGAGCAGGCCTCGGAGCGGGAGAAGGAGGCTCGCAAGAAGCTGGCGGCCCGGGGGGCGTCCGAAGCCAAGGCCCTGACCCAGATTCTCCTCACGCAGCAGGAAGCCATCCAAGAGGCGCTTGGCGCACAGCTCGAGCTCAAGCTCGACGCACGGGCGGAGCAGGACCAATGGAAGCGAGACAAGGCCCACCTCGAACAACGTTTGACAGCGCTCGGGAAGGAGCTCGTTGAGCAGCCCGAATCCTTGAAAGCCACCTACGCCGTGCGGGTCGCCCGTCTGGTGCCCGTGGGCATGGTCTACCTGTGGCCGGGGGCGCGCTAA
- a CDS encoding DNA methyltransferase, with product MLGYADDDFLTEFPENLRLDIAEGQQTIRPTRGLRRRGPPPAKPEGLPDDSTPISRAAEGFALLTWELPAGLDLDKKEDTTGAWFYEPTAKFDRLLRAARVPIGLLFNGDCVRLVYAPHGETSGHLTFRFKDLVTSSGRPLFDAMVMLLHARRFFGVLPEHQLPALLEQSRRRQADVTEELADQVLEALGILLTGFETAAERDRSRALDEAFSRGEDHVYGGLLSTLLRLVFILYAEDQGLLPVDQEPYRDDLSVKALHEQLVEDASQYPDAMNRRFGAWPRLLALFRCVYLGASHDKLRMPARRGQLFDPDRFPFLGGGTSDDAGAHTPTPSIDDETVHQVLERLIFLKGQRLSFKSLDVEQIGSVYEGLMGFHVKRLTGAGLCLKPSKVWVSADEVLAQPAKRRAAWMEEEAGLDTKAVKALAKTLEQAVTQQMVLAALEPYRVRGTETRRASQWVLQPGNERRRTSSHYTPRSLSTPIVQRALEPLLKTMGPQPSSERLLNLKICDPAMGSGAFLVESCRFLADQVVAAWTREGVLKRDKHEDEVMRARRLVAQRCLYGVDKNPWAVSLAKLSLWLVTLAKSEPFTFLDHALKCGDSLVGLDLDQLQAFHWDPDSKKQSELPWALIKKQLTRSLEKREEILQLALDLEGPERKPLQLDLDPGRVKEGLLRDADAALADVKQIANACVGAFFAHGSDKEREKERIRRLDRIGVWLAQEKKGVLPPMPADIAAFSAPSWTFHWPLEFPEVFHGSRPDPLDNEQPNKAAWIDGFVGNPPFAGKNAIIETGGDNYLPWLQAVHEGAHGNADLSAHFFRRAFHLLGEHGSFGFIATNTIAQGDTRTTGLKHLVDHGGHLYDAVRSMKWPVAGANVSVSVVHLAKGHVSDLKLEARLDRHPVKHLNSRLRGKPERADPVVLANNAGKSFQGSIVLGMGFVLSPEQRSALVAKSSKNAERIFRYVGGEEINSDPSPELERYVINFEQMELKEAERWPDLLHIVRDLVKPERIKLKDNADGKRRKSYWWQYGRYTPALYEVLRPSSRCLAISRVSKHLMFSWQPSFVVFSEAAIVVPVEQDHWLTVLQSRVHEAWARLLSSSMRNDLRYAPSDCFETFPFPDESVLASLDAIGKRFDFERSRYMQAHNIGLTTTYNRLKDKSVTDAATQRLRDLHVAVDQAVLDAYGWNDIHAPPYCGATPKQLEAFEDEVLDRLFDLNEQRAHEEAHPTSRRPAKTRTQTA from the coding sequence GTGCTGGGCTACGCCGACGATGACTTCCTCACGGAGTTTCCGGAGAACCTCCGGCTCGACATCGCGGAGGGACAACAGACGATCCGGCCTACGCGGGGGCTGCGGCGACGCGGTCCTCCACCCGCGAAGCCAGAAGGCCTGCCGGATGACTCCACGCCCATCAGCCGGGCCGCGGAAGGTTTCGCGCTCCTGACCTGGGAACTGCCGGCCGGGTTGGACCTGGACAAGAAGGAGGACACCACGGGCGCGTGGTTCTACGAACCGACCGCCAAGTTCGACCGCTTGCTGCGCGCAGCCCGCGTCCCCATCGGCCTGCTGTTCAATGGGGACTGCGTGCGCCTGGTCTACGCCCCCCACGGGGAGACCTCGGGGCATCTCACCTTCCGGTTCAAGGACCTCGTCACCTCCAGTGGCCGGCCCCTGTTCGACGCGATGGTGATGCTCCTGCACGCGCGCCGGTTCTTCGGCGTGCTGCCCGAGCACCAGCTCCCCGCGCTCCTGGAGCAATCGCGACGCCGCCAGGCGGACGTCACAGAAGAACTCGCGGACCAGGTGCTGGAAGCGCTCGGCATCTTGCTGACGGGGTTCGAGACGGCCGCTGAGCGGGATCGTTCGCGGGCCCTGGATGAAGCGTTCTCACGAGGCGAGGACCATGTCTACGGCGGCCTCCTCTCCACGCTCTTGCGGCTCGTCTTCATCCTCTACGCGGAGGACCAGGGCCTGCTTCCCGTGGACCAGGAGCCCTACCGCGATGACCTGTCGGTGAAGGCGCTTCACGAGCAACTGGTCGAGGATGCCAGCCAATATCCCGATGCGATGAACCGGCGGTTCGGTGCGTGGCCACGACTGCTGGCGCTCTTCCGGTGCGTCTATCTGGGTGCCTCACACGACAAGTTGCGCATGCCGGCACGTCGCGGGCAGCTTTTCGACCCCGACAGGTTTCCCTTCCTGGGTGGCGGGACCTCCGACGATGCGGGCGCGCATACGCCAACGCCATCCATTGATGATGAGACCGTCCATCAGGTCCTGGAGCGGCTCATCTTCCTCAAGGGACAGCGACTGAGCTTCAAGTCGCTGGACGTGGAGCAGATCGGCTCCGTGTACGAGGGGCTGATGGGCTTTCACGTCAAGCGCCTGACTGGCGCTGGACTCTGCCTCAAGCCCTCGAAGGTCTGGGTCTCCGCGGACGAGGTGCTGGCCCAGCCCGCGAAGCGTCGTGCCGCATGGATGGAGGAAGAAGCAGGACTGGATACGAAGGCGGTGAAGGCACTGGCGAAGACGCTGGAGCAGGCCGTCACGCAGCAGATGGTCCTGGCCGCGCTGGAGCCCTACCGCGTGAGAGGCACCGAGACGCGGCGAGCCTCCCAGTGGGTGCTCCAGCCCGGAAACGAGCGACGGCGGACCAGCAGCCACTACACGCCTCGAAGCCTCTCCACGCCCATCGTCCAGCGTGCATTGGAGCCGCTGCTCAAGACGATGGGCCCCCAGCCTTCCTCGGAGCGCCTCCTCAATCTGAAGATCTGTGACCCGGCCATGGGGTCGGGCGCGTTCCTGGTGGAGTCCTGCCGCTTCCTCGCGGACCAGGTCGTCGCAGCCTGGACCCGTGAGGGCGTGCTGAAGCGCGACAAGCACGAGGATGAGGTGATGCGAGCGCGCCGGCTGGTGGCGCAGCGGTGCCTGTACGGTGTGGACAAGAATCCGTGGGCGGTGAGCCTCGCGAAGCTGTCGTTGTGGCTCGTGACGCTGGCGAAGTCAGAGCCCTTCACGTTCCTGGACCATGCGCTCAAGTGTGGCGACTCACTGGTGGGGCTCGACCTGGATCAGCTTCAAGCGTTCCATTGGGACCCGGACAGCAAGAAGCAGTCAGAGCTGCCGTGGGCGCTCATCAAGAAGCAGCTGACGCGTTCGCTCGAGAAGCGCGAGGAGATCCTTCAACTCGCGCTCGACCTGGAAGGACCAGAGCGAAAGCCGTTGCAGTTGGACCTGGACCCCGGCCGGGTGAAGGAAGGGCTGCTCCGTGACGCGGACGCCGCGCTGGCGGACGTCAAACAGATTGCCAACGCGTGCGTCGGTGCGTTCTTCGCCCATGGTTCGGACAAGGAGCGGGAGAAGGAGCGCATCCGTCGGCTCGATCGGATTGGAGTGTGGCTGGCCCAGGAGAAGAAGGGCGTTCTGCCTCCCATGCCGGCGGACATCGCTGCATTCTCCGCGCCGTCATGGACGTTCCACTGGCCGCTGGAGTTCCCGGAGGTGTTCCATGGAAGTCGGCCCGATCCGCTCGACAACGAGCAGCCCAACAAGGCGGCATGGATCGATGGGTTCGTGGGCAACCCGCCCTTCGCGGGGAAGAACGCGATCATCGAGACAGGAGGAGATAACTACCTGCCCTGGCTCCAGGCGGTTCACGAGGGCGCGCACGGCAATGCGGACCTGTCCGCGCACTTCTTCCGCCGTGCGTTCCACCTACTGGGTGAGCACGGCAGCTTCGGCTTCATCGCCACCAACACCATCGCGCAAGGGGACACGAGGACCACGGGACTGAAGCACCTGGTGGACCATGGCGGACATCTGTACGACGCCGTGCGATCCATGAAGTGGCCCGTAGCTGGCGCCAATGTTTCGGTGTCCGTGGTGCATCTGGCGAAGGGGCACGTCTCTGACCTGAAGCTGGAGGCTCGGCTGGATCGACACCCCGTGAAGCACCTCAACTCCCGACTGAGGGGGAAGCCTGAACGTGCGGATCCCGTAGTGCTCGCCAACAATGCGGGTAAGAGCTTCCAGGGAAGCATCGTGCTTGGCATGGGGTTCGTCCTCAGCCCTGAACAGCGCTCGGCCCTTGTCGCGAAGTCATCCAAAAACGCGGAGCGCATCTTCCGCTACGTGGGTGGCGAGGAGATCAATTCCGACCCCAGCCCCGAACTGGAAAGATACGTCATCAACTTCGAGCAAATGGAACTGAAGGAGGCAGAACGATGGCCTGACCTTCTTCACATCGTAAGGGATTTGGTGAAGCCGGAGCGCATCAAGCTCAAGGACAATGCCGACGGCAAACGTCGGAAGTCATATTGGTGGCAGTACGGAAGGTATACCCCCGCGCTCTACGAGGTCCTTCGACCAAGCTCGCGTTGCCTTGCGATCTCACGTGTCTCGAAGCACCTGATGTTCTCGTGGCAGCCATCGTTCGTGGTTTTCAGTGAGGCTGCCATCGTCGTTCCGGTGGAGCAGGACCATTGGTTGACGGTGCTGCAATCGCGGGTACATGAAGCCTGGGCGCGCCTGCTATCGTCCTCAATGCGTAACGATCTTCGTTACGCACCCAGCGACTGTTTTGAAACATTCCCCTTTCCTGACGAGTCAGTGCTTGCATCACTTGATGCAATCGGGAAGCGCTTCGACTTCGAGCGCAGCCGGTACATGCAGGCCCACAACATTGGCCTGACGACGACGTACAACCGGCTCAAGGACAAGTCCGTCACGGACGCCGCGACGCAGCGCCTGCGTGACCTGCATGTCGCCGTGGACCAGGCCGTCCTGGACGCCTACGGCTGGAATGACATCCACGCCCCTCCGTACTGCGGCGCCACTCCCAAACAACTCGAAGCCTTCGAAGACGAAGTCCTCGACCGCCTCTTCGATCTGAACGAGCAGCGCGCCCACGAGGAAGCCCACCCCACGTCACGTCGTCCCGCGAAGACCCGTACCCAGACCGCCTGA
- the drmA gene encoding DISARM system helicase DrmA: MNAHDAGAVRSHLIDALEADLVGPFHKPPGAPVSDATEVLRTPPSRWYLTGFLVPLDQGVIEDDPDDEEDDLAAGNDEDNEEASRPDPTAKKVRRLPASMGLSVFVPSGTSQLTAHVCWADYQRTEADGRKPWTRTFHQRTVTLSLNDSVLREGIYLQDSRGLRLEGHVEKTSEGELAVAIFLVNARPPTPTAADRDEAYAFQTHLALECAQGFVSRQDSSDARSEDDDDRVNDLQFRHRQQWAVGHGVSVRVPSTSIPVTRVETDWLPRVEVLPVEARQIREVAVGMEQLAAFTTPSEAVAALSPLVRAYRDWVTDQATLDVGSERREETRDELVRRAHRAATRIEEGILLLEREPLAFDAFRWMNSVMGQAERKARPDRAPEWRLFQLAFILLNLPSVEDEAHADRELVELIFFPTGGGKTQAYLGLIAFTLLLRRLRGQAHLHGGLGVAVLLRYTLRLLTLDQLGRAATLICALDVLRQQEPKRLGAVRFSIGLWVGRSATANTLEQVSTQITEYKNDNSARAQSPFPLATCPWCATPFERECFILRPSKSRPEEVLVGCANIACAFNLGRNPEGLPVLFVDEQIYRELPCFLVATVDKFAMLPWRGETGLLFGRALGRTGKRFVGPCDDAADVRAALVTLPKGLRPPELIVQDELHLISGPLGSMVGLYEGAVLTLAPRAKLVASTATVRRSRQQVSRLYGRDVALFPPPGVDASETFFASVGKKGARQYLGVAAPGRPMKAILLRVYVSVLAAAARGEQLHGAPSADPYLTLVGYFNSLRELGGMRRLVEDEVRRLVMDRARRRPEDFDKEAEHPWYRSRTIRGEPIELTSREKTADIKASKNRLELTHGQPQSIDVVLASNMISVGVDINRLGLMVVAGQPKTTSEYIQASSRVGRNTNKPGLVVTCLNAAKPRDRSHYERFGTYHESFYRFVEATSVTPFSAPALDRGLAGVVVALGRLMDTAMTAPLEWKSLQAHRDALEQTLETLAKRAGRGLPKEESERASGIVMQRARSLLDSWRNIIEQAKKDAAQRAYSPYDPEGKGLKPLLRGFLDTTENLTQDELKFEAPTSMRDVESSVHLWISRQPLGGYRAPKAAPEEVTHDEP, encoded by the coding sequence ATGAATGCCCATGACGCCGGAGCGGTCCGCTCCCACCTCATCGATGCGCTCGAAGCGGACCTCGTCGGTCCGTTCCACAAGCCCCCGGGCGCTCCCGTGTCGGACGCCACCGAAGTGCTCCGCACGCCGCCGTCCCGTTGGTACCTGACGGGCTTCCTCGTCCCTCTGGACCAGGGCGTCATCGAGGACGACCCGGACGACGAAGAGGACGACCTGGCTGCGGGCAACGACGAGGACAACGAGGAAGCCTCCCGGCCGGACCCCACCGCCAAGAAGGTGCGCCGCCTTCCCGCCTCCATGGGCCTGTCCGTCTTCGTCCCGTCAGGCACGTCCCAGCTCACCGCGCATGTCTGCTGGGCGGATTACCAGCGCACCGAGGCAGACGGACGCAAGCCGTGGACCCGCACCTTCCACCAACGCACCGTCACGCTGTCCCTGAACGACTCGGTGCTGCGTGAAGGCATATATCTCCAGGACAGTCGGGGCCTGCGCCTGGAAGGGCACGTGGAGAAGACAAGCGAAGGAGAACTCGCCGTCGCCATCTTCCTCGTCAACGCGCGTCCCCCCACCCCCACCGCCGCGGACCGCGACGAGGCCTATGCCTTCCAGACGCACCTCGCCCTGGAGTGCGCGCAGGGCTTCGTCAGCCGGCAGGACTCCAGCGACGCCCGAAGCGAGGACGATGACGACCGCGTCAACGACCTCCAGTTCCGCCACCGTCAGCAGTGGGCCGTGGGCCATGGCGTCTCCGTGCGTGTCCCCTCCACTTCCATACCCGTCACCCGCGTGGAGACGGACTGGCTGCCGCGCGTCGAAGTGCTCCCCGTCGAAGCGCGCCAGATTCGCGAGGTCGCGGTGGGGATGGAACAGCTCGCCGCGTTCACGACGCCTTCGGAAGCCGTCGCGGCCCTGAGCCCTCTGGTGCGTGCCTACCGCGACTGGGTGACCGACCAGGCCACCCTCGACGTGGGCAGCGAGCGCCGGGAGGAGACCCGGGATGAGCTGGTCCGCCGCGCCCACCGCGCGGCCACCCGCATCGAGGAGGGCATCCTGCTCCTGGAGCGGGAGCCCCTCGCCTTCGACGCCTTCCGCTGGATGAACAGCGTCATGGGCCAGGCCGAACGCAAGGCCCGCCCAGACCGGGCTCCCGAATGGCGCCTCTTCCAGCTCGCCTTCATCCTGCTCAACCTCCCGTCCGTCGAGGACGAAGCCCACGCGGACCGCGAGCTCGTGGAGCTCATCTTCTTCCCCACGGGCGGCGGCAAGACGCAGGCGTACCTGGGCCTCATCGCCTTCACCCTGCTCCTGCGCCGCCTCCGCGGCCAGGCGCATCTCCACGGCGGCCTGGGCGTGGCCGTGCTGCTGCGCTACACCCTGCGGCTGCTCACGCTCGACCAGCTCGGCCGCGCGGCGACGCTCATCTGCGCGCTCGACGTGCTCCGCCAGCAGGAGCCGAAACGTCTGGGGGCTGTCCGCTTCTCCATCGGCCTGTGGGTCGGCCGCTCCGCCACCGCCAATACGCTGGAGCAGGTCTCCACGCAGATCACCGAGTACAAGAACGACAACAGCGCTCGCGCCCAGTCGCCCTTTCCGCTCGCCACCTGCCCGTGGTGCGCCACGCCCTTCGAGCGGGAGTGCTTCATCCTCCGGCCCTCCAAGTCCAGGCCCGAGGAGGTGCTCGTCGGCTGCGCGAACATCGCGTGCGCCTTCAACCTGGGCCGCAACCCGGAGGGGCTCCCCGTCCTCTTCGTCGACGAGCAGATCTACCGCGAGCTGCCGTGCTTCCTCGTGGCCACCGTGGACAAGTTCGCCATGCTGCCCTGGCGTGGAGAGACCGGTCTGCTCTTCGGCCGGGCCCTGGGCCGCACCGGGAAGCGCTTCGTCGGCCCGTGCGACGACGCCGCGGACGTGAGAGCGGCGCTCGTGACGCTCCCGAAGGGCCTGCGTCCCCCGGAGCTCATCGTGCAGGACGAGCTGCACCTCATCTCCGGTCCCCTGGGCTCCATGGTGGGCCTGTACGAAGGGGCCGTCCTGACGCTCGCACCCCGGGCGAAGCTGGTGGCCTCCACGGCCACGGTCCGCCGTTCGCGGCAACAAGTGAGCCGCCTCTATGGACGGGACGTGGCGCTCTTCCCGCCCCCCGGCGTGGATGCCTCCGAGACGTTCTTCGCCTCCGTGGGCAAGAAGGGCGCGCGCCAGTACTTGGGCGTGGCGGCGCCCGGGCGGCCCATGAAGGCCATCCTGCTGCGCGTCTACGTCAGCGTGCTCGCCGCCGCCGCGCGCGGTGAACAACTCCATGGCGCGCCCAGCGCCGACCCGTACCTGACCCTCGTTGGTTACTTCAACAGCCTGCGCGAACTGGGCGGCATGCGCCGGCTCGTCGAGGACGAGGTGCGACGGCTGGTGATGGACCGCGCCCGCCGCCGTCCAGAGGACTTCGACAAAGAGGCCGAGCACCCCTGGTACCGGAGCCGGACCATCCGTGGCGAGCCCATCGAGCTGACCAGCCGTGAGAAGACCGCCGACATCAAGGCCTCGAAGAACCGCCTGGAGCTCACGCACGGTCAGCCCCAGAGCATCGACGTCGTGCTCGCCAGCAACATGATCTCCGTGGGTGTGGACATCAACCGATTGGGGCTCATGGTCGTGGCGGGTCAACCCAAGACGACCAGTGAGTACATCCAGGCGTCCAGCCGCGTGGGCCGCAACACGAACAAACCCGGCCTCGTGGTGACGTGCCTCAACGCCGCCAAGCCTCGCGACCGCAGCCACTACGAGCGCTTCGGGACGTACCACGAATCGTTCTACCGCTTCGTCGAAGCCACCTCGGTGACGCCCTTCTCCGCTCCGGCGCTCGACCGGGGCCTCGCGGGCGTGGTGGTGGCGCTGGGCCGGCTGATGGACACCGCCATGACCGCGCCCCTGGAATGGAAGTCGTTGCAGGCGCACCGGGACGCACTGGAGCAGACGCTCGAAACACTGGCGAAGCGCGCCGGGCGCGGTCTGCCCAAGGAGGAGTCGGAGCGCGCCAGCGGCATCGTGATGCAGCGTGCGCGGAGCCTGCTCGACTCGTGGCGCAACATCATCGAGCAGGCGAAGAAGGACGCCGCCCAGCGCGCGTACTCGCCCTACGACCCGGAGGGAAAGGGTCTCAAGCCCCTGCTGCGCGGCTTCCTGGACACCACCGAGAACCTCACCCAGGACGAACTCAAGTTCGAAGCGCCCACGTCCATGCGTGACGTGGAGTCCTCGGTGCACCTGTGGATTTCACGTCAACCGCTGGGCGGCTACCGCGCCCCGAAGGCCGCACCCGAGGAGGTGACGCATGACGAACCGTAG